The DNA segment AGTTTCATCGAGCGCACCACAAAGGCAAAGCCTGATATCTCGGTCTCCACTTCCGTGAACAGCGCGTGCTGCTCGGCGCCCATCAACCGCAAATGATTGGTGCGGCCACGCTCCATGAAGCGCAGATAGTTGGCGTGATAGACGATGCCGGAGAAATCCGTGTCCTCGTAATAGACGCGGATTTGCATGTGATGGCGGCCGTCGCGGATTTCGCCATCAAGGTAGGGTTGTGTCACGTGCGGCCTCGATCGCCTCTTCAGACAATCGTGTTTTGCGAGAATTCACCGTGGCGCGCAAGCGCGGGCTAGACGCTAGGATACGATGAGGCCCGGCTTTCCCAGCGTCACCTGCACGATTTCCGGGGGAACACCGATCCGGAACGGCAGCAGGCTGCAACCCAGACCGCCGGAGACGACGATATCGCAGTTCAAGCGGATATGACCGTAGGTCAAGAGTTGTCCGGAAGGCGCTACCGGCGACCAGCCCATCAGCCGCACCTGACCGCCATGGGTGTGACCGGAGAGCTGGAGCGCGACGCGGGACGGCACGCGGTGTGCGACATCCGGCTCATGCGCCAGCAGGATGACCGGCGCATCGTCCGTTACCTTGTTGAGCGTCGCGCTGAGATCGTCGACGCCAATTCGTTTGATCGGACGAAAGCGCCGCGCCGGAGCGTATGCCAGTTGATCGCCGAGGCCTGCGAGCCAGAACGGGCGGCCGCCCTTGCTCAGGCGCTGGACGTCATTTTCGTAGACCGGAATGCCAGCGGCCTCTAACGCGCGGCGGGCAGCGGTCGCGCCCTGCCCGCTGCGCTGAACCGTCCGGTCATCCCAATAATCATGATTGCCGAGAATGGCGTGCACGCCGAGCGGCGCCTTGAGACCGGCGAGCGCGGACGCCCATTCATCGGCCGGAATAAATCGCGTCACATGCCGGTGGCCGGCGACATAGTCGCCGAGCAACACGGTGATGTCGGGCTGAAGCGCATTGGTGTGTTCGACGATTTCCTGGATACGATCGAGCGACATCCAGGGATCGCAGGCGTGAACGTCGGCGACGACCGCGATCTTGAGGTTGAGATCAGCCGGCCATTGCGGCGGCGAAATCTGATACCGCGTGACCTGAAGCTGAAGCTCGGGTTCGCTGACCCCATAGGCAGCCGTCGAGACTCCGGCGACGCCGAGGCCCGAAAATCCACGCAGAAGATGACGACGCGAAATCATGGAAAGCGATTGTGATGCACTTTCCTCTATGATCAGCAAATGCAGCGGAATTGGGAGAGGCTTGCGCCAATACCGCGCAGTAACCTTACCTAGCGCTAACCCTGCACGGCGAGCGGCAAAACGTGGTCGCGCGTCAGCGGCGCCAGATGAATATCGGGCGGTGACGCCGGATCGATCCAGATCGCTTCATCAATCTCCCGGCTCGGCGCGATCGCACCCATCACATCGACGTGATAGAGACTGGCCGCCACGCGAAAGCCCGGCTCATTGGCGGCGACCGCATCGAACGCCTCGAGCGGGCGGACCGAAGCCGGAACGACAAGGCAGCCGAGCTCTTCCGATATTTCGCGGGACAGCGCGGCGATGTCATCTTCGCCGGCATCGAGCTTTCCGCCCGGCTGCATGAAGGCGCTCGTGCCGCGCTTGCGCACCAACAACACCCGCCCGGCGTCGTCGCGGATCAAGGCAGCGACGATCTTGATGGTGCGTGAAGCCGTCATTCGTCCTCGTCGCCGTTGCCGAATAATCCGAACTGCGACGGATCGCGCGTGGGCTCGCTCAGACCGAGATGGCGGAAGGCGTGCGAGGTCAACAAGCGCCCGCGCGGGGTGCGTTGCAGATAGCCGCACTGGATCAGATAAGGCTCGATGATGTCCTCGATGGCATCGCGCGGCTCGGACAGAGCGGCGGCGAGCGTCTCGACGCCGACCGGGCCGCCGCCATAGTTTATCGCGATCGTCGTGAGATAACGCCGGTCCATCGCGTCAAGCCCGACGGCATCGACTTCCAGCGCGCCCAGCGCGTTGTCGGCGATCTTGCGATCGATCGAATCCGCATCCGCGGCGGACGCAAAATCCCGCACGCGGCGCAGCAGCCGCCCGGCGATACGCGGCGTGCCGCGGGCGCGGCGGGCAATTTCGTTGGCGCCGTCGCTGGTCATGCCAACGTTGAGCACGCGCGCGCCGCGGGTGACGATCTTTTCCAGTTCGTCCTCGGTGTAGAAATTCAGCCGCACCGGAATGCCAAAACGGTCGCGCAGCGGATTGGTCAAAAGCCCCGCGCGCGTCGTGGCGCCGACCAGGGTGAATTTCGCGAGCTCGATTTTGACCGAGCGCGCCGCCGGCCCCTCGCCGATGATCAGGTCGAGCTGAAAATCCTCCATCGCGGGATAGAGCACTTCCTCGACCGCCGGGCTCAAGCGGTGAATTTCGTCGATGAAGAGCACGTCGCGCTCTTCGAGATTGGTCAAGAGCGCGGCGAGATCGCCAGCCTTGGCGATCACCGGACCGGACGTGGCGCGAAAGCCGACGCCGAGCTCGCGCGCGACGATCTGCGCCAGCGTGGTCTTGCCCAATCCAGGCGGGCCGACGAACAACACGTGATCGAGCGCCTCGCCGCGCTTGCGCGCGGCCTCGATGAAGATCGAGAGATTCTTGCGCGCCTGCGCCTGGCCGACAAATTCGGATAGCGATTGCGGCCGCATCGCGGTATCGCCCACATCGTCGGTGCGGCGATCAGGCGTGACTATGCGCGGGGGCGGGTTCATTCGTTGCCCCGCCGGTATTTGTTCGGCAACAGTTCGCCAATTTTCACGACCTTGGGCGTGCGGCCGCTATTGGGCACGATGACACGCGCCTTGGCGTCATAATCGTGGATCAGTTCGCGGCAAATGCCGCACGGCGAGACCACCGCAATCTTGCCCGGCTCGTCCGGCTTCGGATGACGCACGGCCACGATGGTCTCGATGCCGTGATCGCCGCTCTCGGTGATGGCGCGGCCGATCGCAATGGCTTCGGCGCAGACCGCGATCCGGCCGATATAGGCGTCGATGTTCACTCCGGTGATGACGCGGCCGTCGCGGGTGCGCATCGCGGCGCCCACTTCCTGCCAGTCGTTGCGATAGCGCTGGCTGATCGCCTCGGTGGCGGCGGCGATCAGTTCCTTGTCCTTCTTGCTCAGCATGGTCGACGATGCATTCCTTCGGAGGCGGGAGCTAGTAGAGTTTAGGATTTGACATTCGCCTTCCGAGTTTGCGGCTAGACAGGTGGCGAATGTCAAATCCACTCCACTAGCCTACTTCGCCAATTCCTTCAGGCCCAGCCGGATGAGCTGCGCGGTCTCGGCTTTTTCCCCGGCGCTGCGCGAGGCTGCGGCAATTGCGGCTGCCGCCTGCGGCTGGCCGTAGCCGAGATTGACCAGCGCGGAAATTGCATCGGTCACCGGGCGCGGCGCGCGAGAATCGTCGATCGCGCCGGAGAGAGACACCACCGCCGGATCGACATTGGCGAAGGCAGGCGCCTTGTCCTTCAATTCCGTGACGATGCGCTCGGCGACCTTGGGGCCGACGCCGGGCGTGCGGGTCACCGCGGCCTTATCGCGCAGCGCAATTGCATTCGCCAGATCCGGCGGCGACAGCGTCCCTAGCACGGCGAGTGCGACCTTGGCGCCGACGCCCTGCACCGTCTGCAACAGCCGAAACCATTCGCGCTCGATGTCGCTCTTGAAACCAAACAGCTTGATCTGGTCTTCGCGCACATAGGTTTCGATCGACAGTACCGCCGCCTCGCCCGGCGCGGGCAAGGACTGCAAGGTACGCGACGAGCAATGCACCTGATAACCGACGCCACCGACATCGAGGATCACGAAATCCTCGCCATAGGAATCGATCAGGCCCTTGAGCTTGCCGATCATAGACCGACCACCTTGAGCCGCATCGCGGCGCTGGTGCGGTGATGCGCGTGCGTGATGGCGATGGCGAGGGCGTCGGCCGCGTCAGCGGATTTCGGCTCGGCCTTGGGCAACAGCACCTTCAGCATCACCATGATCTGGTTCTTGTCGGCATGGCCGGCGCCGACCACGGTCTTCTTCACCTGGTTGGGCGCATATTCGGAAACCGAAATTCCGAACATCGCTGGCGCCAGCATGGCGACGCCACGGGCCTGGCCGAGCTTCAGCGTCGCGACGCCATCCTTGTTGACGAAGGTTTGTTCGACAGCGGCCTCGAGCGGGCGGAAATTGCCGAGCACTGTGGCGAGCCCCTCGTGAATGGCAAGCAAGCGGCTCGACAGCGGCAGATCTTCCGGCGGCTCGACCGAACCGCACCCGATATAAACCAGACGGTTGCCTTCGACTTCGATCACGCCCCAACCGGTGCGGCGCAGGCCGGGGTCGATACCAAGGATGCGAACGGGGGAACGAATCGGCTGCGAGGACATGGGCATTTATACCGCATGATTCGCGGGTGGAATGAGGTTATCCGCCCATCTTGGCCACGAGCGCGTCGGAAACCTCGAAATTGGCATAGACGTTCTGAACGTCGTCGTGCTCGTTCAAAAGGTCCATCAGCTTCAACAGCTTCTCGCCGGTTTCGTCGTCCACCGCGACGGTATTCTGCGGCTTCCAGATCACCGCCGCCTTGCGCGCCTCGCCGAACTTCGCCTCCAGCGCCTTGGCAACGTCGCGCAATGTTTCCTGCGAGGCGTAGACCTCGTGGCCGCTTTCGCTGGACAGCACATCGTCGGCGCCGGCATCGATCGCCGCTTCCAGCATCGCATCGTCGGACGCCACCTTCGCGTCATATTCGATGATGCCGGTGCGATCGAACATGAAGGACACCGCGCCGGTTTCGCCGAGATTGCCGCCCGACTTGGTGAAATAGGAGCGGATATCGGAGGCCGCGCGGTTGCGGTTGTCGGTCAGCACCTCGACGATGACCGCGACGCCGCCGGGGCCGTAACCTTCGTAGCGGATTTCGTCGTAGTTCTCGCTCTCGCCGCCCAGCGCCTTCTTGATGGCACGCTCGATATTGTCCTTCGGCATGTTTTCCTGCCGCGCGGCGATCACGGCTGCCCGCAGCCGGGGGTTCATCGCCGGATCGGGCGTTCCAAGCTTGGCAGCGACCGTGATTTCGCGCGCCAGCTTGCCGAACAGCTTCGACTTCTGGGCGTCCTGACGCCCTTTGCGGTGCATGATGTTCTTGAACTGGGAATGTCCGGCCATGCTGATCTTTCGGAAGTCGAAGCGTGATTTGGATGGAAAGCGCGGCCTTATAGGCCTCTAACTCGCTGAAATCAAAGGTTTAGCTGCGTTGCGGGGCCGAGGGCGGCAGAAACTGCCAACAAATCAGGCATTTGTTAACCATCACTTCACGACGCCGTGGGACCATCGCCGCCGACCACCTGACGTCAGAGACACCGAATGGCGATTGGATTGTTCCGGAAAGCCACGCCGCCCTCCCCTGCGCCTGCCGCCGTCTCCGAGGCGAAGCCGGCCCAGGTCGCGGAGGCTGCGGACAATTCCGCCGCCGAATCGACCGAGGCCATTCTCGAACTGCTCGAAATCGAACTCGGCGGCATGATTCGCCAGTTGGAGCGCGCGGCAACTTCCGTTGCCGGCGGCGCGGAGGCGACCGCGACCACGCTTGCCGCCGTCCGCCGGCGCACCGATGCGCTCAGCGTGCGCTCGAGCGAGGCCCAGAGCACGGCCGCGATTTTTTCGCAGGCGGCCGACAAGTTTTCCGACTCCGCCGAGGGTATCGGATCGCAGGTTCGCGATGCGGGCAAGCTTGCCGACGAAGCGAGCGCCGCCGCTCACGATGCGAGTCTCAATGTCGACCGGCTGAAAGAGTCTTCCGCGGCGATCGGCAATGTCGTCAACCTGATCGCACAGATCGCGCGGCAAACGACGCTGCTGGCGCTCAACTCCACGATCGAAGCCGCCCGCGCGGGCAGTGCCGGACGCGGCTTCGCGGTGGTCGCTTCCGAGGTCAAGGCGCTCGCGGTGCAAACGCAGGACGCGACCGAGGAGATCAAGAAAAAAATAGACGCGCTGCAACGGGACGCGGCCGGGTCCGTGGAGGCCGTGCACCGGATTTCGCAGGCGATCCAGGCGATCCGTCCGGTGTTCGAGAACGTCAACGGCGCGGTGGCCGAGCAGAACGAGACCACCAGCGCGATGACCGAGAACGTCGCGACCGCCTCGAACTTCATCGCTTCCGTCGGCGACAGCGCGACCGAAATCGACCACGCCGTGAAAGAGGCCGAGACGCATCGCGAACACGTCGCCAATGCCGGCAAGGCCGTCACCATCTTCGCCCAGAAGCTCAAGACCCGCTGCGCGGTGCTGCTCGGCACCGACATGCGCGCCGACCGCAGAAAAGACGAGCGATTGCCGTGCAACCTGAGGCTCGAGATCGACGCCGCGCAAGGCCGCATCGCGGCGCAGGTCTACGAGATTTCGCTTGAGAACATCCTGATCGGCGGAACTGATGCGGCCAGGGTGCCGCTCAACCAGATGCTCAGCGCCACCATCGAAGGCATCGGCGCCTGCAAGATCCGAAGCGGCGAGCGATCGGCCGCCGGCGTCCAGGCGACCTTCATGACCAACGACGCCGCTTTGGTCGAAAAAATCGAAGACAAGCTCTGGTCGATCCACGACGAGAACACCGAATTCGTCACCCGCGCCATGGAAGCCGGCGCGCAGCTCAACAAGATGTTCGAACACGGCCTCGCAAGCGGCGCGGTCTCGATGGAGGCGCTTTTCGATACGGATTACGTCGAAATCCCCGGCTCCAATCCAGTGCAGCACCGCACCCGCATCCTCGACTGGGCCGATCGCGCGCTGCCGCCGTTCCAGGAGGAATTCCTCGCCAAAGACCCGCGCATGGTGTTCTGTGTCGCGATCGATCGCAACGGCTACCTGCCGGTGCACAACAAGGTCTATTCGCATCCGCAGCGCGCAGGCGACGTCGCCTGGAACACAGCGCATAGCCGCAATCGCCGCATCTTCAACGACACAGCCGGACTTGCCGCAGGCCGCAACCAGCGCACCTACCTGATCCAGAGCTATGCCCGCGACATGGGTAACGGCAACACGGTCATGATGCGCGAGATCGACGTGCCGATCCGCGTCAGGGGCAGGCACTGGGGCGGCTTCCGCACCGCCTATAAGCTCTAAGGCGAGCCGCACGCACTCCGCTTTCCACATGTGTCGCCCGATCGGCGGTTCCGCTGTCGTCGTCCGTTCATCTGCGCCTCCTATAAGCCGCCACTCCTGACAAGCGGAGGAAGGCTGCGATGGCCGGAGAGCATCCCGAACTCGACAAACTGCAAGCTGACTACAAGGCCGCGGTGGAAAACTGGATCGCCGCCATTCGCAAGGAAGAGGCGCTCGCATCGGTCAACCATACGGTCGCCGAAGTCGACAGTTGGGAGCAGGCGCATTTCGAGGAGGACGAACTGCGCAGCGTCGTCAAGGACGCCAAGGCGAAATACGAGGACGCGCTGCGCGAGGAATTCTTCGGCTTCTAGGCCTGGGCAGCCCGTTCGCTTCTGGTTCACCTGTCAAACAGCTGCGACATCCGGGCCTCGTGGTTCGAGACGCGCGGCGTTGCCGCGCTCCTCACCATGAGGTTCAAGTTTCATCGCTTGTCGCGACCTCATCCTGAGGAGCCGCGAAGCGGCGTCTCGAAGGATGGCCGCAAACAAAATAACGGTCACAGCTGCGCACTCCCGCGACGCCAGCGCGCCCGAGTTTGCATGACCTCTCCCCCAAACAGA comes from the Bradyrhizobium erythrophlei genome and includes:
- the ybgC gene encoding tol-pal system-associated acyl-CoA thioesterase yields the protein MTQPYLDGEIRDGRHHMQIRVYYEDTDFSGIVYHANYLRFMERGRTNHLRLMGAEQHALFTEVETEISGFAFVVRSMKLDFLRPARMDDVLDIVTWPVAVKGASIVLAQEVRRDSDVLVTAEVRVAFISEGRAQPIPKSIRMLMKADLE
- a CDS encoding metallophosphoesterase, whose product is MISRRHLLRGFSGLGVAGVSTAAYGVSEPELQLQVTRYQISPPQWPADLNLKIAVVADVHACDPWMSLDRIQEIVEHTNALQPDITVLLGDYVAGHRHVTRFIPADEWASALAGLKAPLGVHAILGNHDYWDDRTVQRSGQGATAARRALEAAGIPVYENDVQRLSKGGRPFWLAGLGDQLAYAPARRFRPIKRIGVDDLSATLNKVTDDAPVILLAHEPDVAHRVPSRVALQLSGHTHGGQVRLMGWSPVAPSGQLLTYGHIRLNCDIVVSGGLGCSLLPFRIGVPPEIVQVTLGKPGLIVS
- a CDS encoding NUDIX hydrolase, producing the protein MTASRTIKIVAALIRDDAGRVLLVRKRGTSAFMQPGGKLDAGEDDIAALSREISEELGCLVVPASVRPLEAFDAVAANEPGFRVAASLYHVDVMGAIAPSREIDEAIWIDPASPPDIHLAPLTRDHVLPLAVQG
- the ruvB gene encoding Holliday junction branch migration DNA helicase RuvB, with the protein product MNPPPRIVTPDRRTDDVGDTAMRPQSLSEFVGQAQARKNLSIFIEAARKRGEALDHVLFVGPPGLGKTTLAQIVARELGVGFRATSGPVIAKAGDLAALLTNLEERDVLFIDEIHRLSPAVEEVLYPAMEDFQLDLIIGEGPAARSVKIELAKFTLVGATTRAGLLTNPLRDRFGIPVRLNFYTEDELEKIVTRGARVLNVGMTSDGANEIARRARGTPRIAGRLLRRVRDFASAADADSIDRKIADNALGALEVDAVGLDAMDRRYLTTIAINYGGGPVGVETLAAALSEPRDAIEDIIEPYLIQCGYLQRTPRGRLLTSHAFRHLGLSEPTRDPSQFGLFGNGDEDE
- a CDS encoding cytidine deaminase encodes the protein MLSKKDKELIAAATEAISQRYRNDWQEVGAAMRTRDGRVITGVNIDAYIGRIAVCAEAIAIGRAITESGDHGIETIVAVRHPKPDEPGKIAVVSPCGICRELIHDYDAKARVIVPNSGRTPKVVKIGELLPNKYRRGNE
- the ruvA gene encoding Holliday junction branch migration protein RuvA, with product MIGKLKGLIDSYGEDFVILDVGGVGYQVHCSSRTLQSLPAPGEAAVLSIETYVREDQIKLFGFKSDIEREWFRLLQTVQGVGAKVALAVLGTLSPPDLANAIALRDKAAVTRTPGVGPKVAERIVTELKDKAPAFANVDPAVVSLSGAIDDSRAPRPVTDAISALVNLGYGQPQAAAAIAAASRSAGEKAETAQLIRLGLKELAK
- the ruvC gene encoding crossover junction endodeoxyribonuclease RuvC, which encodes MSSQPIRSPVRILGIDPGLRRTGWGVIEVEGNRLVYIGCGSVEPPEDLPLSSRLLAIHEGLATVLGNFRPLEAAVEQTFVNKDGVATLKLGQARGVAMLAPAMFGISVSEYAPNQVKKTVVGAGHADKNQIMVMLKVLLPKAEPKSADAADALAIAITHAHHRTSAAMRLKVVGL
- a CDS encoding YebC/PmpR family DNA-binding transcriptional regulator; protein product: MAGHSQFKNIMHRKGRQDAQKSKLFGKLAREITVAAKLGTPDPAMNPRLRAAVIAARQENMPKDNIERAIKKALGGESENYDEIRYEGYGPGGVAVIVEVLTDNRNRAASDIRSYFTKSGGNLGETGAVSFMFDRTGIIEYDAKVASDDAMLEAAIDAGADDVLSSESGHEVYASQETLRDVAKALEAKFGEARKAAVIWKPQNTVAVDDETGEKLLKLMDLLNEHDDVQNVYANFEVSDALVAKMGG
- a CDS encoding methyl-accepting chemotaxis protein, translating into MAIGLFRKATPPSPAPAAVSEAKPAQVAEAADNSAAESTEAILELLEIELGGMIRQLERAATSVAGGAEATATTLAAVRRRTDALSVRSSEAQSTAAIFSQAADKFSDSAEGIGSQVRDAGKLADEASAAAHDASLNVDRLKESSAAIGNVVNLIAQIARQTTLLALNSTIEAARAGSAGRGFAVVASEVKALAVQTQDATEEIKKKIDALQRDAAGSVEAVHRISQAIQAIRPVFENVNGAVAEQNETTSAMTENVATASNFIASVGDSATEIDHAVKEAETHREHVANAGKAVTIFAQKLKTRCAVLLGTDMRADRRKDERLPCNLRLEIDAAQGRIAAQVYEISLENILIGGTDAARVPLNQMLSATIEGIGACKIRSGERSAAGVQATFMTNDAALVEKIEDKLWSIHDENTEFVTRAMEAGAQLNKMFEHGLASGAVSMEALFDTDYVEIPGSNPVQHRTRILDWADRALPPFQEEFLAKDPRMVFCVAIDRNGYLPVHNKVYSHPQRAGDVAWNTAHSRNRRIFNDTAGLAAGRNQRTYLIQSYARDMGNGNTVMMREIDVPIRVRGRHWGGFRTAYKL